From Amycolatopsis sp. cg9, one genomic window encodes:
- a CDS encoding glycosyltransferase — MTRRVMIIAPGSRGDVQPCVALGRGLVADGDRVKILAAPRFRSLVEDHNLTFAPLSADPAAILGSAAGRAWTAGGPLKFVSGLREVLRPVLARLLADARTGTAGADLILAPTLGFLGTHLAAHHGVPHAELHYQPSVPTRAFAHPLLPGAARLGPWGRQLSFRVVDALAWQLLRPEIDRWRSGTLGLPAAGVRGPRRGAPVLCGFSGAVVPRPPDWPAHVHVTGYWFLDAGRWRPGPKLRDFLAAGPPPVYVGFGSMRPAEAAKTFEVVRTSLRRAGVRGLLATEGDFDADDLLTVADVPHDWLFPRTAGVVHHGGAGTTAAALRAGVPALVCPVFSDQPYWGERVSRLSAGPKPLPLKALDADRLTARLRELTGNPLFRRGAQYVGARLRAEDGVAHAVSVLRRA, encoded by the coding sequence ATGACCCGCCGGGTCATGATCATCGCGCCCGGCTCGCGCGGCGACGTCCAGCCCTGCGTCGCGCTCGGCCGGGGGCTCGTTGCCGACGGTGATCGGGTCAAGATCCTTGCCGCGCCGCGGTTCCGATCCCTCGTCGAAGACCACAACCTCACCTTCGCGCCGCTCTCCGCCGATCCTGCGGCCATCCTCGGCTCGGCCGCGGGGCGAGCGTGGACCGCGGGCGGCCCGCTGAAGTTCGTGAGCGGGCTGCGCGAAGTCCTCCGCCCCGTGCTGGCCCGGCTGCTCGCCGACGCCCGCACCGGCACCGCCGGGGCGGACCTGATCCTCGCGCCCACCCTCGGCTTCCTCGGCACGCACCTGGCCGCCCACCACGGTGTCCCGCACGCCGAACTGCACTACCAGCCCAGCGTGCCGACCCGAGCCTTCGCCCACCCGCTGCTCCCCGGCGCCGCCCGGCTGGGGCCGTGGGGCCGGCAGCTGAGCTTCCGGGTGGTCGACGCGCTGGCCTGGCAGCTCCTGCGGCCCGAAATCGACCGCTGGCGCAGCGGAACGCTCGGCCTGCCCGCCGCGGGGGTGCGCGGGCCGCGGCGGGGGGCGCCGGTGCTCTGCGGGTTCTCCGGCGCCGTCGTGCCGCGGCCGCCGGACTGGCCCGCGCACGTCCACGTCACCGGCTACTGGTTCCTCGACGCCGGTCGGTGGCGCCCCGGCCCGAAGCTGCGCGACTTCCTCGCCGCCGGTCCGCCGCCGGTGTACGTCGGGTTCGGCAGCATGCGCCCGGCCGAAGCGGCGAAGACGTTCGAGGTCGTCCGCACTTCCTTGCGCCGCGCGGGGGTGCGCGGCCTGCTCGCCACCGAAGGCGACTTCGACGCCGACGACCTGCTGACCGTCGCCGACGTCCCGCACGACTGGCTGTTCCCGCGCACGGCGGGCGTCGTCCACCACGGTGGTGCCGGGACCACCGCGGCGGCTTTGCGCGCCGGGGTCCCGGCGCTGGTGTGCCCGGTCTTCTCCGACCAGCCCTACTGGGGCGAGCGGGTGTCCCGGCTCAGCGCCGGGCCGAAACCGTTGCCGCTCAAGGCACTCGACGCGGACCGGCTGACCGCCCGGCTGCGGGAGCTCACCGGCAACCCGCTCTTCCGGCGCGGCGCGCAGTACGTCGGCGCGCGGCTGCGGGCCGAGGACGGGGTGGCCCACGCCGTTTCGGTGCTGCGGCGGGCTTAG
- a CDS encoding SDR family NAD(P)-dependent oxidoreductase, translating to MTRASYVVTGASSGIGRACVAELVRRGAHVWASVRTDGDEAELARAYGTAVTVLRMDLRDAASVAACGERVAAGGPVRGLVNNAGLARPGPLEYVPLEAFREQLDVNVTGQLAVTRAMLPALRIAETARVVTVGSIGGRIAGPMVGPYHTSKFALVGLTDSLRAELAPEGIEVVLVEPGAVATEIWPRARAAAEEVRAALPAAGLERYSAQLAAAERSAARSARTGVPPRRAAEVVVRALTTRRPAPRYLVGTDARVAAVLANLPFRLRYRLTAAKR from the coding sequence GTGACGCGCGCGTCCTACGTGGTCACCGGCGCGTCGAGCGGCATCGGGCGCGCGTGCGTGGCGGAGCTGGTCCGCCGGGGCGCCCACGTGTGGGCGAGCGTCCGGACCGACGGCGACGAGGCGGAACTCGCCCGCGCGTACGGCACCGCGGTCACGGTGCTGCGGATGGACCTGCGCGACGCGGCATCGGTCGCGGCGTGCGGCGAGCGGGTCGCGGCCGGGGGACCGGTGCGCGGCCTGGTGAACAACGCCGGCCTCGCGCGGCCGGGCCCGCTCGAGTACGTACCGCTGGAGGCGTTCCGGGAGCAGCTGGACGTGAACGTCACCGGCCAGCTCGCGGTCACCCGCGCGATGCTCCCGGCCCTGCGCATCGCCGAGACGGCCCGGGTGGTGACGGTCGGCTCGATCGGCGGCCGGATCGCCGGGCCGATGGTGGGGCCCTACCACACGTCGAAGTTCGCACTGGTCGGCTTGACCGACAGCCTGCGCGCGGAGCTGGCCCCGGAGGGCATCGAGGTGGTCCTGGTCGAGCCGGGCGCGGTGGCGACGGAGATCTGGCCCCGGGCCCGCGCGGCGGCGGAGGAGGTGCGCGCGGCCCTCCCGGCGGCGGGCCTCGAGCGCTACTCGGCACAACTGGCGGCGGCGGAGCGAAGCGCGGCCCGTTCGGCACGCACGGGTGTACCACCGCGGCGGGCGGCGGAGGTGGTGGTCCGCGCGTTGACCACCCGCCGCCCGGCGCCGCGGTACCTGGTGGGCACGGACGCCCGGGTGGCGGCGGTACTGGCGAACCTGCCGTTCCGCCTGCGTTACCGGTTGACGGCGGCGAAGCGATGA
- a CDS encoding transcriptional regulator, whose amino-acid sequence MSEHPAAGLDETVHQRHRLGILTIAAEAGKVDFGYLRRTLDMTAGNLSRHVTILEEAGLIDVEKGYEGKRPRTWITISPAGRKALAAEVAALRALVSAVERAVPARPRTT is encoded by the coding sequence GTGAGCGAGCACCCCGCGGCGGGCCTGGACGAAACGGTCCACCAGCGGCACCGGCTCGGCATCCTCACCATCGCCGCCGAGGCCGGGAAGGTGGATTTCGGCTACCTGCGCCGGACGTTGGACATGACGGCCGGGAACCTGTCCCGGCACGTCACGATCCTCGAGGAGGCCGGGCTGATCGACGTCGAGAAGGGGTACGAGGGCAAGCGGCCCCGCACCTGGATCACGATCAGCCCGGCGGGCCGCAAGGCGCTCGCCGCGGAGGTGGCCGCGTTGCGGGCGTTGGTGTCGGCGGTCGAGCGCGCGGTCCCGGCGCGGCCGCGGACCACCTAA
- a CDS encoding fatty acyl-AMP ligase, which produces MSDENFPAIGGGTLTACLHHWAATTPDAPALTFADYATDRAGRRRTLTWRQLRERVDAVAGALPVRPGDRVAVLCPQGTDYVVGFLAAITAGAIAVPLFDPGLPGHAGRLAAVLADCAPAAVVTTTSAQTAVEDFVGDVPVVAADRPGPVRSWPAPAAVPADVAYLQYTSGSTRTPAGVVLTHANVLANVTQAVRGLGLDPAAATTVSWLPLFHDMGLVLGLLTPLALGLRSVLLDPLAFIERPVRWLELLGDHAGAWSAAPNFAFHYCASRIRDADRARLRLGRVTAIVNGAEPINPDVLDRFHAAFADAGYTPDKTRPAYGLAEATVFVTTGPAAAPRVTTFDRDALATGTSRPAGAGVRLVACGVPAGQLVALVDPATAVALPDGSVGEIWVHGPNVGEGYWQKPLESTETFGARLAGDHGGLPAGPWLRTGDLGLRHDGELYIAGRIKDLIIVDGRNHYPQDVEATAASADAAIRPGSVAAFAIEGADTEAVVVVAEHRAHADLAEAAERALATTVRRLVADAHGLALRDVLLLPAGRVPRTSSGKIARSACRDRYLAGDYGKALAR; this is translated from the coding sequence ATGTCCGACGAGAACTTCCCGGCGATCGGCGGCGGCACCCTGACCGCGTGCCTGCACCACTGGGCCGCGACCACCCCCGACGCCCCCGCCCTGACCTTCGCCGACTACGCCACCGACCGCGCCGGGCGGCGCCGCACCCTCACCTGGCGGCAGCTGCGTGAACGCGTCGACGCCGTCGCGGGCGCGCTCCCGGTCCGGCCGGGCGACCGGGTCGCCGTGCTCTGCCCGCAGGGCACGGACTACGTCGTGGGCTTCCTCGCCGCGATCACGGCCGGCGCGATCGCGGTGCCGCTGTTCGACCCGGGCCTGCCCGGCCACGCGGGACGGCTCGCCGCGGTGCTCGCCGACTGCGCGCCCGCGGCCGTCGTCACCACGACGTCGGCGCAGACCGCGGTCGAAGACTTCGTCGGCGACGTCCCGGTCGTCGCGGCGGACCGCCCCGGCCCGGTGCGCTCGTGGCCGGCTCCCGCGGCGGTCCCGGCCGACGTCGCGTACCTGCAGTACACGTCGGGGTCGACCCGCACCCCGGCCGGAGTCGTGCTGACGCACGCCAACGTCCTCGCCAACGTCACCCAGGCCGTCCGCGGCCTCGGCCTGGACCCGGCCGCGGCCACCACCGTCTCGTGGCTGCCGCTGTTCCACGACATGGGCCTCGTGCTCGGCCTGCTCACGCCGCTGGCGCTGGGCCTGCGGTCGGTGCTGCTGGACCCGCTGGCCTTCATCGAGCGGCCCGTCCGCTGGCTGGAGCTGCTCGGCGACCACGCCGGCGCGTGGAGCGCCGCCCCCAACTTCGCCTTCCACTACTGCGCGAGCCGGATCCGCGACGCCGACCGCGCCCGGCTGCGGCTCGGCCGCGTCACGGCGATCGTCAACGGCGCCGAGCCGATCAACCCGGACGTCCTCGACCGGTTCCACGCCGCCTTCGCCGACGCCGGCTACACCCCGGACAAGACGCGCCCGGCGTACGGCCTGGCCGAAGCGACCGTCTTCGTCACCACCGGGCCCGCCGCCGCCCCGCGCGTCACGACGTTCGACCGCGACGCCCTCGCGACCGGCACCTCGCGGCCCGCCGGAGCCGGGGTCCGGCTGGTCGCCTGCGGTGTCCCGGCCGGGCAGCTGGTCGCGCTCGTCGACCCGGCGACCGCCGTCGCGCTCCCCGACGGCTCGGTCGGGGAAATCTGGGTGCACGGCCCCAACGTCGGCGAGGGGTATTGGCAGAAGCCCCTGGAGAGCACCGAAACCTTCGGCGCGCGCCTCGCGGGCGATCACGGCGGCCTGCCCGCGGGGCCGTGGCTGCGGACCGGCGACCTCGGCCTCCGGCACGACGGCGAGCTCTACATCGCCGGCCGGATCAAGGACCTGATCATCGTCGACGGGCGCAACCACTACCCGCAGGACGTCGAAGCGACCGCCGCGTCGGCCGACGCGGCGATCCGTCCCGGCAGCGTCGCCGCCTTCGCGATCGAGGGTGCGGACACCGAAGCGGTCGTCGTGGTCGCCGAGCACCGCGCGCACGCCGACCTCGCCGAAGCCGCGGAACGCGCGCTGGCCACGACGGTCCGCCGGCTGGTCGCCGACGCGCACGGGCTCGCGCTGCGGGACGTGCTGCTCCTCCCGGCCGGGCGGGTGCCGCGCACGTCGAGCGGCAAGATCGCGCGCAGCGCCTGCCGCGACCGCTACCTCGCCGGTGACTACGGGAAGGCGCTGGCGCGATGA
- a CDS encoding YdcF family protein codes for MNVAGAVLPVAAAVALLVFAVRLAREPRRLGNAVWLGVALLLATLWLLRETPVLLAVAGAAVALAALVLPVALLVNGVQMWRREGRSTGNLLSLALGAGLLALEALFFAPLGRWGSALVAIAAVLACYFGFLFLSLLVYSVVYSRIGRRGGIDAIIVLGSGLAGDRVPPLLAGRLERALRLAAREAEPPLLVVSGGRGPGEAVTEAEAMHAYLRERGVPDERILREDQATTTEENLRFSAALLPGGAHRVVAVTSSYHVFRAAVECRRLHLPYHATGSPTAGYFLPSALLREFAALILHYRRTTIAACVAIAGTGLVLAIAA; via the coding sequence GTGAACGTCGCCGGTGCGGTGTTGCCGGTCGCGGCCGCCGTGGCGCTGCTGGTGTTCGCCGTGCGGCTGGCGCGCGAGCCGCGCCGGCTCGGCAACGCCGTCTGGCTGGGCGTGGCGCTCCTGCTGGCCACGCTGTGGCTGCTGCGGGAGACGCCGGTGCTGCTGGCGGTGGCCGGGGCCGCGGTGGCGCTCGCCGCGCTGGTGCTGCCCGTCGCGCTGCTCGTCAACGGCGTCCAGATGTGGCGCCGCGAAGGGCGCAGCACCGGGAACCTCCTGTCGCTCGCGCTCGGCGCCGGCCTGCTCGCGCTGGAGGCGTTGTTCTTCGCCCCGCTCGGGCGGTGGGGCTCGGCGCTGGTGGCCATCGCGGCGGTGCTCGCGTGCTACTTCGGGTTCCTGTTCCTGTCGCTGCTGGTGTATTCCGTGGTGTACAGCCGGATCGGCCGGCGCGGCGGCATCGACGCGATCATCGTGCTCGGCTCCGGCCTGGCCGGGGATCGGGTGCCGCCGCTGCTGGCCGGGCGGCTCGAGCGCGCGCTCCGGCTCGCCGCGCGGGAGGCCGAGCCGCCGCTGCTGGTGGTGTCGGGCGGGCGCGGTCCCGGCGAGGCGGTCACCGAAGCCGAAGCGATGCACGCGTACCTGCGGGAGCGCGGGGTCCCGGACGAGCGGATCCTGCGCGAAGACCAGGCCACCACGACCGAGGAGAACCTGCGCTTCTCGGCGGCGCTGCTGCCCGGCGGCGCCCACCGGGTGGTGGCGGTGACGAGCAGCTACCACGTCTTCCGGGCGGCGGTGGAGTGCCGCCGGCTGCACCTGCCCTACCACGCGACGGGATCGCCGACCGCGGGGTACTTCCTGCCGAGCGCGCTGCTGCGCGAGTTCGCGGCGCTGATCCTCCACTACCGCCGGACGACGATCGCGGCCTGCGTGGCCATCGCCGGGACCGGCCTGGTGCTGGCGATCGCGGCCTAG
- a CDS encoding beta-ketoacyl synthase N-terminal-like domain-containing protein has protein sequence MRNPDTLRRWLLDAVAEHTGLTAEPDRPLGDYGLSSRQAVGIAAELEDLLGTELPATLLWESPTIDHLARSLTAGAGPEPVAPAADRRRTDPVAVVGLGCRFPGADGVEEYWDLLRTGRDAVRTAPPGRWTAGAAPVLGGFLDDVAGFDAEHFGITPREAATMDPQQRMLLEVTWAALEHAGIAPSSLRGSRTGVFTGIATHDYGHLTMTGGAPDLWTATGAAGSIAANRLSYVFDLRGPSVAVDTACSSSLVAVHHAVRALRDGDADVALAAGVNLMLLPGPTAAFSAAGLLAADGRCKTFSAAADGIARAEGCGVVVLKRLADAELDGDRVLAVIRASAVNSDGRSHGLAAPNPAAQQAMLREAYRGLDPSTVDYVEAHGTGTLLGDPIEARALGAVLGAGRDERSPLLIGSVKTNIAHAEAAAGIAGLIKVVLAMVHGEVPPQLHFAAPNPHIAFEELGLRVVREATPWPRRGGRAVAGVSAFGFGGTNAHVVLEEAAAPVACGGPRSAERRRTADRGTTGLAGSVRLSDTAEPSATARTSEPRAAGRPTATEQHGRRPTPGGGTARLTGSARPSGTTAPNEPRAAGRPTASEDHRHRPTPGGGPVPPAGSDGVRIGLLSARTRDRLTERAAQLARWLDSPAGQRAHLADVAHTLFRRDDGGPHRAAVVAGDLGELGALLRAVGAGADPLPAGAAAGSAVGGEGPVFVFSGHGSQWAGMGRGLLAAEPAFAAQVDKLGAPFAEHTGQSLRALLTSGEPGSLSGTQLAIFGTQVALAARWEALGVRPAAVVGHSLGSAAAAVVSGVLSADEAVHLVATRARLLGAVDAGGAMAAVELTPDEADAWPGVELAVDSAPGQVTVAGDAAAVDRLVAELTAAGRSARRLPVDVAGHSGGVEPVLPALRAALAELGGRRPLVPWYDTVLADPRELPDFDAGYWAAHLRRPVRFRQAVAAAAADGHRVFVEVSPHPILRGSLARTLGADAVVTGTLRRGQDEVRAFAAAAAELYCAGTRITLSAPGDGARVTDVPPMPWRHVRHWYTEESAPAAPAPPAADPGTAPPGGDRLTEIVAAVMGLTPDRLHADVPLVELGLDSLMANRIREAVRRDLGADPDPAAFLRGATLADLNRDLAPRADDPPRPARGRAWDAADRLVLRLWREHTGADPGGTHLRLTGTAQPEQLARLFADGLTAELDTPVEPAELLKHDSLAAIAEVARAILDTRQERVLKPGDAGTAPLLLFHPGGSTCAVYRPLLDRLPAGVPCAGFERVPGTSIEERVERLLPLVRARRPHGPYRLAGWSFGGALAYGVAARLADEGEPVELVALIDTMLPLPEPDLDPRASSARRFLRFTGYVEGTYGRAVRLGHDELAPLPEEDQIELTMRRVAEAGLLSPGVLRHQRQSFLDTLAAERGTPRRYDGRVVLYRATEPYAAGLAMEPRYSRTDLAAGWAELCPRLEIVPVAAHHLSVIDPPHVDVVARHLAGLLWP, from the coding sequence ATGAGAAACCCGGACACCCTGCGCCGCTGGCTCCTCGACGCGGTCGCCGAGCACACCGGCCTGACCGCCGAGCCCGACCGGCCCCTCGGCGACTACGGCCTGTCCTCCCGCCAGGCCGTCGGGATCGCCGCCGAGCTCGAAGACCTGCTCGGCACCGAGCTGCCCGCGACGCTGCTGTGGGAAAGCCCGACGATCGACCACCTCGCCCGCAGCCTCACCGCGGGCGCCGGCCCCGAACCCGTCGCCCCGGCCGCCGACCGCCGCCGGACCGACCCGGTCGCCGTCGTCGGTCTCGGCTGCCGCTTCCCCGGCGCGGACGGCGTCGAGGAGTACTGGGACCTGCTGCGGACCGGGCGGGACGCCGTCCGGACCGCGCCGCCGGGGCGGTGGACCGCCGGCGCGGCCCCGGTGCTGGGCGGGTTCCTCGACGACGTCGCCGGGTTCGACGCCGAGCACTTCGGCATCACCCCGCGCGAAGCCGCGACGATGGACCCGCAGCAGCGGATGCTCCTGGAGGTGACGTGGGCGGCGCTGGAGCACGCCGGGATCGCGCCGTCGTCGCTGCGCGGCAGCCGCACCGGCGTGTTCACCGGCATCGCCACGCACGACTACGGCCACCTCACGATGACCGGCGGCGCCCCGGACCTGTGGACGGCGACCGGCGCGGCGGGCAGCATCGCGGCGAACCGGCTGTCGTACGTCTTCGACCTGCGCGGGCCGAGCGTGGCGGTGGACACCGCGTGCTCGTCTTCGCTGGTGGCGGTGCACCACGCGGTGCGCGCGCTGCGCGACGGCGACGCCGACGTGGCGCTGGCCGCCGGCGTCAACCTGATGCTGCTGCCCGGCCCTACGGCGGCGTTCTCCGCGGCGGGCCTGCTCGCGGCGGACGGCCGCTGCAAGACGTTCTCCGCGGCCGCGGACGGCATCGCCCGCGCCGAGGGCTGCGGCGTCGTGGTGCTCAAGCGCCTGGCCGACGCCGAACTCGACGGCGACCGCGTGCTGGCGGTGATCCGCGCGTCGGCGGTCAATTCCGACGGCCGTTCCCACGGGCTGGCCGCCCCCAACCCGGCGGCGCAGCAGGCGATGCTCCGGGAGGCCTACCGCGGGCTCGATCCGTCCACAGTGGACTACGTGGAGGCGCACGGGACCGGCACGCTGCTCGGCGATCCGATCGAGGCCCGGGCGCTCGGCGCGGTGCTGGGAGCGGGGCGGGACGAGCGGTCGCCGCTGCTGATCGGGTCGGTGAAGACGAACATCGCGCACGCCGAGGCCGCCGCGGGGATCGCCGGGCTGATCAAGGTGGTGCTGGCGATGGTGCACGGCGAGGTCCCGCCACAGCTGCACTTCGCCGCGCCGAACCCGCACATCGCGTTCGAGGAGCTCGGGTTGCGGGTGGTCCGCGAGGCGACTCCGTGGCCACGCCGCGGCGGACGCGCGGTCGCCGGGGTGTCGGCGTTCGGGTTCGGCGGGACGAACGCGCACGTGGTGCTGGAGGAGGCCGCCGCCCCGGTGGCTTGTGGTGGGCCGCGGTCAGCCGAGCGCCGCCGCACGGCCGACCGCGGCACGACCGGGCTCGCCGGCTCGGTCCGGCTCAGCGACACCGCCGAGCCCAGCGCCACGGCCCGGACCAGCGAGCCGCGAGCCGCCGGCCGCCCCACCGCAACCGAGCAGCACGGGCGCCGCCCCACCCCCGGCGGCGGCACAGCGAGGCTCACCGGCTCGGCTCGGCCCAGCGGCACAACCGCGCCCAACGAACCGCGAGCCGCCGGCCGCCCCACCGCGTCCGAAGACCACAGGCACCGCCCCACCCCCGGCGGCGGCCCCGTTCCCCCAGCCGGAAGCGACGGCGTCCGGATCGGGCTGCTGTCCGCCCGTACCCGGGACCGGCTCACCGAGCGGGCCGCCCAGCTCGCCCGGTGGCTCGACTCCCCCGCAGGGCAGCGCGCTCACCTCGCCGATGTCGCCCACACCCTCTTCCGGCGGGACGACGGCGGTCCGCACCGGGCCGCCGTCGTCGCCGGGGATCTCGGTGAACTCGGCGCGCTGCTCCGCGCGGTCGGGGCGGGGGCCGATCCGCTGCCCGCCGGTGCTGCGGCCGGGAGTGCCGTCGGCGGGGAAGGGCCGGTGTTCGTCTTCTCCGGTCACGGTTCGCAGTGGGCCGGGATGGGGCGCGGCCTCCTCGCGGCCGAACCCGCGTTCGCCGCGCAGGTCGACAAGCTCGGTGCGCCGTTCGCCGAGCACACCGGGCAGTCGCTGCGCGCGCTGCTCACCTCCGGCGAGCCCGGTTCGCTGTCCGGGACGCAGCTGGCGATCTTCGGGACGCAGGTCGCGCTGGCCGCCCGGTGGGAGGCCCTCGGGGTGCGGCCGGCCGCCGTCGTGGGGCATTCGCTCGGGTCCGCGGCCGCCGCCGTGGTGAGCGGGGTGCTCAGCGCCGACGAGGCCGTCCACCTGGTCGCGACCCGCGCGCGGCTGCTCGGCGCCGTCGACGCGGGCGGGGCGATGGCCGCCGTCGAGCTGACGCCGGACGAAGCCGACGCCTGGCCCGGTGTCGAGCTCGCCGTCGATTCCGCGCCGGGGCAGGTGACGGTGGCCGGGGACGCGGCGGCGGTCGACCGGCTCGTCGCCGAGCTGACGGCGGCCGGGCGGAGCGCGCGGCGGCTGCCGGTGGACGTCGCCGGGCATTCGGGCGGGGTCGAGCCGGTCCTGCCCGCGCTGCGCGCCGCGCTCGCCGAGCTGGGCGGGCGGCGGCCGCTGGTGCCGTGGTACGACACGGTCCTCGCCGACCCGCGCGAGCTGCCGGACTTCGACGCCGGGTACTGGGCCGCGCACCTGCGCCGCCCGGTGCGGTTCCGGCAGGCCGTGGCGGCGGCCGCCGCGGACGGGCACCGCGTGTTCGTGGAGGTCTCGCCGCACCCGATCCTGCGGGGGTCGCTGGCCCGCACCCTCGGCGCGGACGCGGTCGTGACCGGCACCCTGCGCCGCGGCCAGGACGAGGTCCGCGCGTTCGCCGCGGCCGCGGCGGAGCTGTACTGCGCGGGCACCCGGATCACCCTCTCCGCGCCGGGCGACGGCGCGCGGGTGACCGACGTGCCCCCGATGCCGTGGCGCCACGTGCGGCACTGGTACACCGAAGAGTCCGCTCCGGCCGCGCCGGCACCGCCGGCCGCCGATCCGGGGACCGCGCCGCCCGGTGGCGACCGGCTCACCGAGATCGTCGCCGCCGTCATGGGCCTCACCCCCGACCGCCTCCACGCCGACGTCCCCCTCGTCGAACTCGGCCTCGACTCCCTGATGGCGAACCGGATCCGCGAAGCCGTCCGGCGGGACCTCGGTGCCGACCCCGACCCCGCCGCCTTCCTCCGCGGCGCCACCCTCGCCGACCTCAACCGCGATCTCGCACCCCGCGCCGACGACCCGCCCCGGCCGGCCCGCGGCCGCGCCTGGGACGCCGCCGACCGGCTCGTCCTCCGGCTGTGGCGCGAACACACCGGCGCCGACCCCGGCGGCACGCACCTCCGGCTGACCGGCACCGCGCAGCCGGAACAGCTCGCGCGGCTGTTCGCCGACGGCCTCACCGCCGAACTCGACACCCCCGTCGAACCCGCCGAGCTGCTGAAGCACGACTCGCTCGCCGCCATCGCCGAGGTCGCGCGGGCGATCCTCGACACGCGGCAAGAACGCGTCCTGAAACCCGGGGACGCCGGAACCGCCCCGCTCCTGCTGTTCCACCCCGGCGGCAGCACCTGCGCCGTCTACCGTCCGCTGCTGGACCGGCTCCCCGCCGGCGTGCCGTGCGCCGGGTTCGAACGCGTGCCGGGGACCAGCATCGAAGAGCGCGTCGAACGGTTGCTCCCGCTGGTCCGCGCGCGCCGGCCGCACGGGCCCTACCGGCTCGCCGGGTGGTCGTTCGGCGGGGCGCTGGCCTACGGCGTCGCCGCCCGGCTCGCCGACGAAGGGGAACCGGTCGAGCTCGTCGCGCTGATCGACACCATGCTGCCGCTGCCGGAACCGGACCTCGACCCGCGCGCGTCGTCGGCGCGGCGGTTCCTGCGGTTCACCGGGTACGTCGAAGGCACCTACGGCCGCGCGGTCCGGCTCGGGCACGACGAACTCGCGCCGCTGCCCGAGGAAGACCAGATCGAGCTGACCATGCGGCGGGTGGCCGAAGCCGGGTTGCTCAGCCCCGGCGTGCTGCGGCACCAGCGTCAGTCCTTTTTGGACACCCTGGCCGCCGAACGCGGGACCCCGCGCCGCTACGACGGCCGGGTCGTGCTCTACCGGGCGACCGAGCCGTACGCCGCCGGGCTCGCGATGGAACCGCGGTACTCGCGCACGGACCTCGCGGCGGGGTGGGCGGAGCTGTGCCCGCGGCTGGAGATCGTCCCGGTGGCCGCGCACCACCTTTCGGTGATCGACCCGCCGCACGTCGACGTCGTCGCGCGGCACCTGGCGGGCCTGCTGTGGCCGTGA
- a CDS encoding alpha/beta hydrolase, translating into MRMFSRWLAALVAGACVLPGLPAAAADGPRADDGSHVVAETTVDGDARVLDLTVRSAGVGAYAMVRLILPRDWAGHPDRKWPAVYLLAGETRLQDYRGWSANTDVRRLADDADVLVVMPGSGPAGFFSDWWNYGKDIAMNQWETFTAVELPQLIDRGYRGDGRRAAAGLSLGGYGAIELAARRPGVFRYAASYSGNLNPTGPTGELLTDAIVASAHLDPEALWGDRRRESARWEAHDPLVNAERLRGTELYLSAGNGLPGPLDAKLPIDVLPGAMLLEFLCGGQTTAMAERLRALGVPVTADLYGPGTHQWAYWQEQLHRTWPRMLQVVAS; encoded by the coding sequence ATGCGCATGTTTTCGAGATGGCTCGCCGCGCTGGTGGCCGGGGCGTGCGTGCTGCCCGGTCTTCCCGCCGCGGCGGCGGACGGGCCGCGCGCCGACGACGGCTCGCACGTCGTCGCCGAGACCACTGTGGACGGTGACGCGCGGGTGCTCGACCTCACCGTGCGCTCCGCCGGGGTCGGCGCCTACGCGATGGTCCGGCTGATCCTGCCCCGGGACTGGGCCGGTCACCCGGACCGGAAGTGGCCGGCGGTGTACCTGCTCGCGGGCGAAACCCGGCTGCAGGACTACCGCGGCTGGAGCGCCAACACCGACGTGCGGCGGCTGGCCGACGACGCGGACGTGCTGGTGGTGATGCCGGGTTCCGGCCCGGCGGGGTTCTTCAGCGACTGGTGGAACTACGGCAAGGACATCGCGATGAACCAGTGGGAGACCTTCACCGCAGTCGAGCTCCCGCAGCTGATCGACCGCGGCTACCGCGGCGACGGCCGGCGCGCGGCGGCGGGGCTCTCCCTCGGCGGCTACGGCGCGATCGAACTCGCCGCGCGGCGCCCCGGCGTCTTCCGCTACGCCGCTTCCTACAGCGGGAACCTCAACCCGACCGGCCCGACGGGGGAGCTGCTCACCGACGCGATCGTCGCTTCGGCGCACCTGGACCCGGAAGCCCTGTGGGGCGACCGGCGCCGCGAATCCGCGCGCTGGGAAGCGCACGACCCGCTGGTGAACGCCGAGCGGCTGCGCGGCACCGAGCTGTACCTCTCCGCGGGCAACGGCCTGCCCGGGCCGCTCGACGCCAAGCTCCCGATCGACGTCCTGCCCGGCGCGATGCTCCTGGAGTTCCTCTGCGGCGGCCAGACCACCGCGATGGCCGAGCGGCTGCGCGCGCTCGGCGTCCCGGTGACCGCGGACCTCTACGGGCCGGGCACCCACCAATGGGCGTACTGGCAGGAGCAGCTGCACCGGACGTGGCCGCGGATGCTGCAGGTCGTGGCGTCGTGA